One window from the genome of Actinoplanes teichomyceticus ATCC 31121 encodes:
- a CDS encoding protein jag, with protein sequence MEAAAESGAEAKKSESAASDGDLFRQSEIAADYVEGLLDILDYDGDIDELVSAGRPMVEVVGGRLQPLVGQRGATLEALQELTRLAIFRATGSPSRLLLDIGGYRATRRKELAAVARNAVEKVKEHGEPVRLEPMSAFERKCVHDVVNAIPGVQSESEGVEPSRRIVVRVAE encoded by the coding sequence GTGGAAGCCGCCGCCGAGTCCGGCGCGGAGGCGAAGAAGTCGGAGAGTGCCGCCTCGGACGGCGACCTGTTCCGGCAGAGCGAGATCGCCGCGGACTACGTCGAGGGTCTGCTGGACATCCTCGACTACGACGGTGACATCGACGAGCTGGTCTCCGCCGGCCGCCCGATGGTCGAGGTGGTCGGCGGCCGGCTGCAGCCGCTGGTCGGCCAGCGGGGCGCCACCCTGGAGGCGCTGCAGGAGCTGACCCGCCTGGCGATCTTCCGGGCCACCGGATCGCCGAGCCGGCTGCTGCTCGACATCGGCGGCTACCGCGCGACCCGGCGCAAGGAGCTCGCCGCGGTGGCACGCAACGCCGTCGAGAAGGTCAAGGAGCACGGCGAGCCGGTCCGCCTGGAGCCGATGTCGGCCTTCGAGCGCAAGTGCGTGCACGACGTGGTCAACGCGATTCCGGGCGTGCAGAGCGAGTCCGAGGGCGTGGAGCCGAGCCGGCGCATCGTGGTTCGCGTGGCGGAGTGA